Sequence from the Sanguibacter keddieii DSM 10542 genome:
GCCGTGCTCGTCCTCGGACTCGCCCTGGAGCTCGTGCGCCTCGAGGTGGGCCGACGTGGCCGCGTCGACCACGTGGGCGGGCTCGCGCTGGGCGATCGCGTCGTCGACGGCCGGCTGGAAGTCGGAGAGGTAGACGACGAGGTCGGCGTCGCCGACGCTGCGCGCGGCTGCGGGGGAGAGCTCGAGGTCGTGCGGCTCGGCACCCGAGGGGGTGAGGGAGGTGACGTCGACGAGGTCGCCGCCGATCTCCTGGGTGATGAACTGCAGGGGGTAGAACGAGGCGAGGACCTGGAGGCGGCCGTCGTCCGGGGTGTCCGCGCTGCTGCAGCCCGTGAGGGCGAGGGCGGCGCCGAGGGCGCTGACCGCGAGGGCTGCTGGGACACGGGACCGGGGGATGTTCATGAGCATCATTCTCAATTGTGCGGAGGAGGGGTGTCAAACGTCTGCGGTGTCTCGTCGGTCACCAGGTCCCACAGGACCTCGTCGTCCCGGCGGCGCCACCGGCGCGCCGCACCGGCGGGCTCGAGCACGTCGGTGAGCCACACCGTCTCGCCAGGCGCCCAGCCGGCGAGCACGGTGCAGGCACCGGCGACGGGGGTGCCCTCCACCGGGACGGCAGTCCCCGCCGTCGTCAGGTAGCCCCTCACGGTGAGGTGCACGGCGTCGTAGTCCTCCGCGACGGCCGACCAGTCGGGGGCCGCCCAAGCGCCGTCGACGCCTGTCGTCTCCCACCACGTCCGTCGCCGCGACCGCGTGACGTCACGAGGGAACCTCGAGACGAGCGCCGCGAGGTCACCGGGGCCGTCGATCTCGAAGACCCGCGGTGCGCGCGTGGCCCACAACGGCCATGACAGAGCATCGGACCAGCCGTAGCTGTCCTCTGGGTAGAAGAGTCCCGCCGGGGCGAGCGACGGCACCGTCGGTGTCGTGCGGACCAGGTCCGCCCCGAGAGGCTGGGTCCACCACTCACCGCCCGCCGCATGCTCGAGCCCGCGGTCCGAGCCCACGTGCTGCTCCTCCTCGAGGTCCCGGTCCGTACGCCAGCGCTCCAGGCGCTCTCGTGCACCGACCAACGCACTCCGGCCGGCGGGTGCGGTCTCGTCGAGCATCTCGACCTCGTGCAGGTCGTCCAGGTCGAGAGGGGCGGTCCACCACCCGGTCGCGCTCGCCGACGCCAGCACCTCGGCCACGGGGCGGAGCCGGTCACGACTCCCCGGGAGGGCGAGCTCCTGGTCCAGCTCGTCCTGTGACTGCCAGTACCGCGCCGCGTCGACGGACTCGGTGAGTGCGAGCGAGATGTCCTCGGGTGACATGTCGTCTGCGACCTCGGCGCACAGCCGTCGCCCGCGCGGACCGGCCAGCAGGTCGTCGGCGCTCAGCGGGCGGAGGGCGTGCGGCGTGGCGCTCGCGGTCATCTCGTCGGCCGCCCTGCCGCCGCCAGCTGCTGCGTGGCGTGCTCGATGCTCGCCTCGGTCTTGACGAAGGTGAAGCGGATGCTCGACCGGAGCAGCGCCGCGGTCTCCGATCCGGCCTGGCAGAACGCGCTGACCGGGACGCCGACCACCCCGGCCAGGTCCGGGAGGCGTCGGGCGAGCTCGGCGCCGTCCTCGTAGCCGAGGGGCGCGCCGTCGGCCACCACGAAGTACGTGCCCTGCGGCACGACGACGTCGAAGCCCGCGGCGACGAGCCCTTCGCACAGCAGGTCACGGCGGTGGGCCAGCGAGTCGCGGAGGGCTCTGACGGCCTCGTCGCCTCGCGGGTCGGTGAGGGCCAGGGCCACGGCGGGCTGGAACGGGGCCCCGTTGACGTAGGTGAGGTACTGCTTGACGGTCCGGATCGCGGTGACGAGGTCGGCGCGGGCGTGCAGCCAGCCGATCTTCCAGCCGGTGAGGGAGAAGGTCTTGCCGGCCGACGAGATGGTCACCGTCCGGTCGGCCATGCCGGACAGCGTGGCGACCGGGACGTGCTCGACGTCGTCGAAGGTCAGGTGCTCGTACACCTCGTCGGTCACGACGATCACGTCGTGCTGCTGTGCCACCGCCGCGATCTCCCCGAGCTCGGCCCGGGTGAGCACGGTCCCGGTCGGGTTGTGCGGGGTGTTGACCAGGATGATGCGCGTCTGCGGACCGACGGTGGTCCGCAGGGCGTCGACGTCGAGCGCGAAGCGCGCGCTGCCCGCGGTCCGTCGCAGCGGCACCGTCCGGTGCACGGCCCCGGCGAGTGCGATCGCGGCGGCGTGCGAGTCGTAGAAGGGCTCGAGGGTGACCACCTCGTCGCCCGGCTCGCAGAGCGCGAGCAGCGTCGCGGTGATCGCCTCGGTCGCGCCGGCGGTGACGAGCACCTCGGAGGCGGGGTCGACCGAGAGCCCGTAGCAGCGCTCCTGGTGCTGGGCGACGGCGCGCAGCAGCTCGGGCGTGCCCGGCCCGGGCGGGTACTGGTTGTGGCCCTCCCGGATCGCCGCGACGGCCGCCTCGCGGACGAACTCCGGGCCGTCCTCCTCCGGGAACCCCTGACCGAGGTTGATGGCGCCGGTGGTCGCGGCGAGCGCGGACATCTCGGCGAAGATCGTCGGCGCGACCGTGCCGTCGGACCCGAGCAGACCTGCGGCCCGTGCGGTGCGGTGCCAGGCGCCAGCCGGTCGTGGTGTGGTCATGGTGCTCCAGTCGCAGGTCTCGGGCGGGTGGTCCTCTCGGGCCAGGCTAGCGACGTGCGTCACGGTCGTGGGTGCGCGTCCGGCGCGGCACGCGTGCCGGCCCCTAGTAGCCTGGGACCTCGACGCGCGACGTGCGTCGACCCCCTGAGCCCCACGAGCCACGTGCGGGCCCCGATGTTCTTGGAGTGATCACTGTGGCCCAAGCGCCCTCTCGTCTCGACGCCGCCATCTCCCTCGCGAAGCGCCGTGGCTTCGTCTTCCAGTCCGGCGAGATCTACGGAGGTTCGCGCTCGGCGTGGGACTACGGGCCCCTCGGTGTCGAGCTCAAGGAGAACATCAAGCGCCAGTGGTGGCGCACCATGGTCACGAGCCGCGACGACGTCGTGGGCCTCGACTCCGCGGTCATCCTGCCGCGCAAGATCTGGGAGGCCTCCGGCCACGTCGGCGTCTTCACCGACCCGCTGACCGAGTGCCTCTCGTGCCACAAGCGGTTCCGCGAGGACCAGATGCTCGAGGAGTTCGAGGAGAAGAAGGGCCGCGTCCCCGAGAACGGCCTCGCCGACATCGCCTGCCCCAACTGCGGGACCCGCGGCCAGTGGACCGAGCCCCGCGACTTCAACATGAT
This genomic interval carries:
- a CDS encoding aminotransferase class I/II-fold pyridoxal phosphate-dependent enzyme, with the protein product MTTPRPAGAWHRTARAAGLLGSDGTVAPTIFAEMSALAATTGAINLGQGFPEEDGPEFVREAAVAAIREGHNQYPPGPGTPELLRAVAQHQERCYGLSVDPASEVLVTAGATEAITATLLALCEPGDEVVTLEPFYDSHAAAIALAGAVHRTVPLRRTAGSARFALDVDALRTTVGPQTRIILVNTPHNPTGTVLTRAELGEIAAVAQQHDVIVVTDEVYEHLTFDDVEHVPVATLSGMADRTVTISSAGKTFSLTGWKIGWLHARADLVTAIRTVKQYLTYVNGAPFQPAVALALTDPRGDEAVRALRDSLAHRRDLLCEGLVAAGFDVVVPQGTYFVVADGAPLGYEDGAELARRLPDLAGVVGVPVSAFCQAGSETAALLRSSIRFTFVKTEASIEHATQQLAAAGRPTR